From Mobula birostris isolate sMobBir1 chromosome 8, sMobBir1.hap1, whole genome shotgun sequence, the proteins below share one genomic window:
- the LOC140201125 gene encoding butyrophilin subfamily 1 member A1-like produces the protein MNCLLYLFVLLFAAVGMTAAGLFKVKCKEEQVTAKAGDDDVIQCRFYRGNKFESLAFVWKKVDAKGIVYNYSWSQVNQTEHDPSYHNHAEVFASEIPEGNLSLRLRNVSLSDAGIYKLHVSSRSQSTDAQVFLSIRALGTQPVIHSSGDDLGLLVLVCESSGWYPAPSVTWENGLGKNLTRHSHTEHFNCKGGSVCVKSTLELMNWPTGNYTCTMWDQQLDEGLSTTFSLIHRIPLGTVIGATGASICALVLILAVCWSWW, from the exons GTCTCTTCAAGGTGAAGTGTAAGGAGGAACAAGTCACAGCCAAGGCTGGAGATGATGATGTCATCCAGTGCCGATTTTACCGTGGAAATAAATTTGAAAGTCTGGCTTTTGTTTGGAAGAAGGTGGATGCTAAGGGGATTGTCTACAATTATTCGTGGAGTCAAGTCAATCAGACAGAGCATGATCCCAGCTACCACAACCACGCAGAAGTCTTTGCCAGTGAGATCCCTGAAGGGAACTTGTCCCTGAGACTGAGGAATGTGTCTCtgtcagatgctggaatctataaGCTCCATGTCTCCAGCCGATCTCAAAGTACCGATGCACAAGTCTTCCTCAGCATCCGAG CTCTCGGCACACAGCCAGTCATTCATTCGTCTGGTGACGACCTGGGACTGTTGGTGCTGGTCTGCGAGTCTTCTGGGTGGTACCCAGCTCCCAGTGTCACCTGGGAAAATGGATTAGGCAAGAATCTGACCAGGCACTCGCACACAGAGCATTTTAATTGCAAAGGTGGCAGTGTCTGTGTGAAGAGCACGTTAGAGCTGATGAACTGGCCCACCGGCAACTACACATGCACAATGTGGGACCAGCAATTGGATGAAGGATTATCAACAACTTTCTCCTTGA TTCACAGGATACCTTTGGGAACAGTGATTGGTGCTACCGGAGCCAGCATCTGTGCACTTGTCTTGATTTTGGCTGTCTGTTGGAGTTGGTGGTAA